The window CATTCTACACGGGATTATTCTGCGTATTCGTCCGGCGAAATCGGCAAAGTTATACGAAAGCATCTGGACCGAAGAAGGATCGCCGTTATTGGTCCACTCTCTGGCTCAGAAAGCTAAAGTCACTGAGAAAATCAAACAAGCCTATGGCGATAACGTGGTTGTCGATATTGCTATGCGTTACGGTAATCCGGGTATCGTCCCGGCGCTGAAAAAATTTCAGCAACTTGGGGTCAAACGCATTATCGTCTTGCCACTCTATCCCCAATATGCAGGGCCAACTACCGGCTCGACCTTCGACAAGGTTGTCGCTGAGGTTAAGCAGTGGCGCTACGTGCCTTCCTTACACTTTTTAAGCTCGTATCACGATAACCCGGATTACATTGATGCGCTGGCAAACAGTATTAGCGAAAATTTCGCCGCTAATGGTACCCCAGACAAACTGATTATGTCGTTCCATGGCATGCCGCGCCTGTTTTTAGAACGTGGCGATCCCTATTACTGTTTCTGCCATAAAACCGCTCGGTTGGTAGCTGAAAAGCTCGGCCTTGTAAAAGAGCAGTATGAAATGACCTTCCAGTCGCGTTTTGGTAAAGCCGAGTGGCTCAAACCATATACTGACGATGTTCTGGCAGAATTGCCGGGCAAAGGCGTAAAAGATGTGGCGGTGATAAGCCCTGCTTTTAGCGTCGATTGTCTGGAAACGTTGGAAGAATTAGAAGTGGAAAGTCGCGAAGTATTCATGGAGGCAGGTGGTGACAAGTTCCGGTATATCGCCGCACTCAATGACCGTGATGATCACATCAATGCCTTGATGGGGATGTTAACCCCTTACCTCAAGTAACCCTGGTGGCAGACAGTGGAAGTCAAATGGTTAACCGATAAACAATGGCGACGCTTCCACAAGATAATATTGTCGATAACATTCATCCAGCTGTTGCTTTGGGGAATATCTGGCTTATATATGGTGTTGATGGATATTGACTATATCCGTGGAACGCCATTCAAAGCGGCAAAATCTGAGCTAACCCCTGAGGCCGTTACGGTTTCAGTCAAAGACATTTATCTAAGATTTCCTAAGACTTCGAATCTACGCTTATCCTCACTTGCCAATACGCCTGTGTACCATGTCAGCACTTGTGTTAATTCTTGTGTCAGCAATTACATCAGTAATGGCGCCAGTGATAACGAACGCACTTATCTGATAAATGCCTCAAGTGGCGAGTTGATTAATGGGATTGATGAGGCATTAGCACGTGAGATAGCGGCGACTGGTTACCAATCTGATGGTCCGAAACCTGAAATCTTATCTGCAACCTTGTTTGTTGAATCGGCGCCAAGTGATTTTCCTGCGCGTCTGCTACCTGCCTGGCAAATACAGTTTGGCGATAACGCCAATACCCGATTCTATATCGACGCTAGCACCGGAGATATCCGTTCGGTTCGCCATCAATACTGGCGTCTATTCGATTTGATGTGGCAACTGCATATCATGGATTATGATGATGGCGCAGATGTTGATAACCCTATGCTTACCCTTTTCATTTTATCTACCTTAGCGGCGCTTTTATCTGGAGTAATGCTATTGTTTGGGCATATCCAGCGCTCGAGAAGAAAGCATCGCCGAAAGGAACATGGTGATCCGGAACAGTCGAATCATGTGTCACTGACAGTTGCTGAGCAAGGCAAAGGGAGAAACTGATGAGTTATCTGTCTTCCTCGCTTAAACGACAAACCCGTAATGCTCATCGGCTATTAGCGAGCATTATTATCTTAGCTTTGCTGCTGTGGTTAGTAAGTGCCGGGTATTTTAACCTCATTGAGCCACTACCAGACGTTGACTATCCAAAAGTGGAAACCTCTGGACAATCGTTAGCTACAAACAATGCCGTGCAAGATATGGATAGCGAAAGGTTTAAGCTTTTAATGGCTAATAATCCAGGGGTTATTGAAATTGAATTTCACCCTTTCCCAGAAAAGGTTTCAATTGAACCCCTGTTACGCCTTAATAGCGCTGATGCGAGCTGGCTTGCAAGTGCTAATACCTTGCAGCCGATAGCAGTGGATGAAAGTCTGGCAACATCGATACTAACCGCCAAATATGATTTGGCTGAAGATACACTTTCTCCAACCTATATCGCTGCAACCGAAGATTTGCCGGAATATCAAGGTAAGCTTTGGCAGCTGGCATTAGGTGATGAAGTCGATTCAAGATTTTATGTGGATGAGAAAAGTGGACGCTTGTTTGGACCGTTCAATGATTATACCCGCACCAAGGCGCTGTTTTTGCGTATCCATTTTAGCGATTATGTCGGAGCTATCGGTTTTAACCACTGGTGGAATATCCTGTTAGCCTTGGTGTATCTGCTCCTTTCATTCACTGGTGTTTATTACCTCTTGACGTTATTTCGACAAAAAATTGCCAGACGCAGAGGCTGATAAACTGCATGGTTAGGTCGGGAAATTGATTGATTTGTCGACACTAACTTCGAATCTTGGATTGAAAATTTCTTACATAACCTGTATATTTCGCCGCGACTTTTAGGGCTTTATTAGACCTTTATCAAGCTCTCAGGGCTTTAGGCGTTAAGCCTTCAATACCCGTGGTGTGCTGCCACATATGCCAACGCCGCCGCGTGGTTGGTATAGCTACTATATTTATTATCTATTAATGCTTTGGCCATAAAGGCCGGGGCTCTGGTTGTTTTTGTCTGATGTTTTGTCCGGCAAGATGAGTTTATTATGTTTGAATTACACGCAAGTAAAGTGACCAGCCTGAAGAATGACGTTCTGTCGGGTCTGACGGTTGCTCTGGCATTGGTACCGGAAGCGGTCGCCTTTGCATTCGTTGCTGGTGTTGAACCTTTAGTAGGTTTATATGCCGCATTTATGGTTGGTTTGATCACAGCTGCTTTTGGTGGCCGCCCAGGTATGATTTCTGGTGCGACTGGCGCGATGGCGGTTGTCATGGTTTCCCTGGTTGCTTTGCACGGTGTACAGTACCTGTTTGCGACTGTGGTATTGACCGGTATTTTGCAAATCCTTGCCGGTATATTTAAGCTCGGTAAGTTCATTCGCTTAGTGCCGCATCCCGTTATGTTGGGCTTCGTTAACGGTCTGGCTATCGTCATATTCCTGGCTCAGCTTGGACAATTCAAAGTATTCGACGAAAGTGGCGAATTGCAATGGATGAGCGGCGACGCCATGTACACCATGCTTGGTCTGGTAGCTTTAACCATGGCTATTATTCACTTCCTGCCAAAACTTACTCGTGCTGTACCATCATCGCTAGTTGCGATTGTGGTGATCACCTTGATTGTTTTAGGCCTGGATTTAGACGCGCGCACCGTTGTTGATTACGTTCGTGATATGACCAACGACCCGAACGCAACCATTGCCGGTTCATTGCCAAGCTTTGCTATCCCAGAAGTACCATTTACCTGGGAAACCTTAAAAATCATCTTCCCATTTGCACTTGTACTTGCAGCAATCGGTTTGATTGAATCTTTATTAACTCTGACATTGATTGATGAGTTAACTGAGACCCGTGGTCAGGGTAACCGTGAGTGTGTTGCCCAAGGTGCTGCGAATACCGTTAATGGTTTCTTCGGTGGTATGGGTGGCTGTGCGATGATTGGCCAGTCAATGATAAACGTTAACTCCGGTGGTCGTGGTCGTATGTCGGGTATCACCGCAGCCCTTGCGCTATTAGGCTTTATTTTATTCGCGTCCGGCCTGATTGAAATGATCCCTCTAGCCGCTCTGGTCGGGGTTATGTTTATTGTTGTTATCGGTACGTTTGAATGGTCATCATTCCGTATCATTGGCAAGATCCCTAAGACCGATGCCTTTGTTCTGGTATTAGTTTCCGGGGTTACGGTAATTTCCGATTTGGCAGTAGCTGTGGTGGTGGGTGTTATCGTATCGGCTCTGGTATTTGCCTGGGAGCACGCCAAGCACGTTGTGGTTAATCGCTCTACCGATGAAAACGGTTGGACCGTATATGAAGTGAATGGCCCGTTATTCTTTGGTGCGATTTCTTCATTCCTTGACCAGTTTGATATCAGCAATGATTCACAAGACGTTATTGTTGAATTTAAAAATTCACGCGTAGCTGACCACTCAGCCATTGAAGCTATCGATACATTAGCTGAGCGTTATATTGCTAAAGGTAAAACCTTACACCTTCGTCACTTAAGCCCTGAATGTAAGCTATTGCTTAAAAAAGCTGGCGACCTGGTTGAAGTGAATTATATTGAAGATCCAAATTATCATGTAGCAACCGATAAGCTTGCTTAATCGTTAATTTTGATTTAGTAAAAAGCCGCACACGTGCGGTTTTTTTGTGGGTGTCTATCAAGACACCCATGGTTATTTATCAAGACACCCATGGTTATTTATCAAGACACCCATGGTTATTTATCAAGACACCCATGGTTATTTATCAAGACACCCATGGTTATTTATCAAGGCACCCATGGTTATTTATCAAGACACCCATGGTTATTTATCAAGACACCCATGGTTATTTATCAAGACACCCATGGTTATTTATCAAGACACCCATGGTTATTTATCAAGACACCCATGGTTATTTATCAAGACACCCATAGTTATTTATCAAGACACCCATTGGTTATTTATCAAGACACCCATGGTTAATTATCAAGACACCCATAGTTATTTATCAAGACACCCGTGGTTGTGGTTATCGAGGTGTTCTATAAGAGACTAACGCTTGGGGTCGTCTCCCGAATCGATTCCATGTTATAGTTAAAAAATTGCTCACTAATTAAACTGACGATTTGAAATGAAAGATTTGCAGCTGGAATTTTTTGATATTCCAAGCCCCTGTCGCGGGGTTTGTAAATCGGATAATCGTGGTTATTGTCAAGGGTGTTTTCGTACCCGGGATGAGCGTTTCGGTTGGTTAAATTTCAGCGCCGCGGAAAAACAACGGGTGATTAAGTTGTGCCAGCAGCGAGAGAAACGAAGAAATCAGCCGAAAAAAATCGAAAATGAATCCGCTACACCTGCGCCTGTGCAACCCTCATTGTTAGATACGCCAAAGAATGATCTGTTGGATAAAGATCTTAGCGCCAGTGATTTCGACGACTTTGAACTCTAATTAAACAAATTCGGGTAAATTCGAGTAAATATTAGACGGTTAAACAAAATTGCGAAAAAAGGGGTTGCTAAGCCCCAAAACACCCTTTATTATACGGCCTCATTCAGCAACACAGCGTTGCTAGGGGATTGCCCTATAAACATATTGCCCAGATAGCTCAGTTGGGTGAGACAAGCGTTTTATATGAATCACTGATTCATGCGCCGTCGAACGAAACGGATTTATTCGTTTCCGGAATGAGCAGGGGATTGCCCTTAAACATAATTTGCCCAGATAGCTCAGTCGGTAGAGCAGGGGATTGAAAATCCCCGTGTCGGTGGTTCGATTCCGCCTCTGGGCACCATCATTTAGAAAAACCAGCCTTATGGCTGGTTTTTTGCTTTCTGGGCCCTTCGGCGGAGCCGCCTCTCGGCAACTGCTCCCGGCGTTGCTCTACCTCCTACACCCATGTAGTCGTGGGTACCATATTCTACCAAAACCCAGCATTACGCTGGGTTTTGTCGTTTTAGGACGGCGTAATCGAACAAGTTCGATTAATGAAATACATCCGTGTATTTCACCCAAGGGCAGCAAAGCTGTTTCTAATTTGTTCCAGACAAATTAGTCCGTCAGGGCACCATCATTTAGAAAAACCAGCCTTTTGGCTAGTTTTTTGCTTTCTGGCCTAGCCTTTTCTGTATGCTAGCTCTCAGCCTAAAACAAATTATCCAGGCTAGTGAGGACTCCCGCGGCATTATCCATTAATGCCTGTTGGCGCTCTTCCTCGGTAAGGATATTCACGAATGGGGTTTTGCGGCGCAATCGACGCATTTTCGGTGTGTCTTCCAGTATGGCTTTGCGAAAATCTTTAGCATCATCAATGATATCGAGAATGCTATCCCAAGTGATGTATTCGCCATACCCCATTCGACCAACGTCGCGGCGTTGCTCAAGGGTTTCTCTCACCTGAGGTACCAGCTCTGGATGGTGTAGCATCTTATCGGCAATGGCGGCGTGAATGGCCAGTACCTGACGGTCAATATACTCGTCTTTTATGCCGGTTTTCTTAACCTGGTAAGGTCGATTTTTTCTGTTTGAACTTCGCATTACCTTTAGGACCTAATGAAAATCCCTGGATTGGGTATTTAGCCTTGCCAGCTCATCGCTGCGATCAATTAACTTACCGGCAATAACATGGATAACTTCACCTTCACGCTCCAATATGCCTTTTACTTCGAGCACTCGTGAAGACAAAAATGCCTGCTTTTGGGCTCTGGCGGTACCGGCCCAGACTACCACATTAATATTGCCGGTATCATCTTCCAGAGTCATGAAGGTTACCCCAGATGCGGTGCCGGGCGACTGGCGTCCGGTGACAACACCAACAACTGTAACCATACTTTTATGGGACTTAGCCATTAACTCTTTCATACGGGTAAAACCGGATAAACGACCAGCTTGTTCCAATAAACGGATAGGGTGCTTGTTAAGTGTCAGGCCGGTTGCCGCATAATCTTCATTGAGGGTGTCGACATCATTTGGCGAAAACTCATGAGGCTCATTTATCCTTGCTTCCTTAAATAAAGGTAACTCACTTTCATTGTTCATTAATGCCCAGCGGCTTTGATAGCGATTACCGGTTATCGCCTGAAGGGCATTGGCACTGGCGAGGTTTTGCAGGTCTTTGCTATTGATGTTTAGCTGGCGTAATTGGTTTAAGCGTTGATAGCCCTCAGTCGGCCTATGCTTGATGATAGTTTTCCCGGCTTTCTCAGAGAGACCTTTGATAATACGAAGCCCTAAACGAATGGCATGCTGTTGATTAACACGCACCACACTATGGTCATACTCAGACTCATTGACACAAACCGCTAGTACCTGAATATTATGACGCCTTGCATCCTGAACCAGTTGTGAAGCGCTATAAAACCCCATAGGCAGACTATTTAATACACTGGTGTAAAACATTGCCGGGTAGTAATACTTTAACCAGGCGGATACATAGGCGAGCACGGCAAAGGAAGCCGAATGACTTTCCGGAAAACCATATTCCCCAAAGCCGCAGATTTGCTCAAATAAGCGTTCGGCAAACTCGGTTGGGTAGCCTCGTTGTTGCATACCGCTGATAAGTTTGGTTTTGAATCTGGCTAACTGGCCATTTTTTTTCCAGCTGGCCATGGCTCTTCGTAATTGATCGGCCTCGCCACCACTAAAGCCGGCGGCAACCATCGCCAGTTTAATCACTTGTTCCTGAAATATCGGCACCCCAAGGGTTCGCGCCAGGACTTCTTTGACTTCTTCTGAGGGGTAATCAATAGCTTCGATACCATTTCGACGTTTTAAAAACGGATGCACCATATCGCCCTGAATTGGTCCTGGCCTGACGATCGCAATCTGAATAACCAGATCGTAATAGCTGGCAGGTTTTAATCTCGGTAACATGCTCATTTGCGCCCGGGATT is drawn from Thalassotalea sp. PS06 and contains these coding sequences:
- the hemH gene encoding ferrochelatase, whose product is MSRFVSAGKKLHDVQVDTGVLLTNLGTPDAPTKGALRTYLREFLSDPRVVEIPRLVWMIILHGIILRIRPAKSAKLYESIWTEEGSPLLVHSLAQKAKVTEKIKQAYGDNVVVDIAMRYGNPGIVPALKKFQQLGVKRIIVLPLYPQYAGPTTGSTFDKVVAEVKQWRYVPSLHFLSSYHDNPDYIDALANSISENFAANGTPDKLIMSFHGMPRLFLERGDPYYCFCHKTARLVAEKLGLVKEQYEMTFQSRFGKAEWLKPYTDDVLAELPGKGVKDVAVISPAFSVDCLETLEELEVESREVFMEAGGDKFRYIAALNDRDDHINALMGMLTPYLK
- a CDS encoding SulP family inorganic anion transporter, whose translation is MFELHASKVTSLKNDVLSGLTVALALVPEAVAFAFVAGVEPLVGLYAAFMVGLITAAFGGRPGMISGATGAMAVVMVSLVALHGVQYLFATVVLTGILQILAGIFKLGKFIRLVPHPVMLGFVNGLAIVIFLAQLGQFKVFDESGELQWMSGDAMYTMLGLVALTMAIIHFLPKLTRAVPSSLVAIVVITLIVLGLDLDARTVVDYVRDMTNDPNATIAGSLPSFAIPEVPFTWETLKIIFPFALVLAAIGLIESLLTLTLIDELTETRGQGNRECVAQGAANTVNGFFGGMGGCAMIGQSMINVNSGGRGRMSGITAALALLGFILFASGLIEMIPLAALVGVMFIVVIGTFEWSSFRIIGKIPKTDAFVLVLVSGVTVISDLAVAVVVGVIVSALVFAWEHAKHVVVNRSTDENGWTVYEVNGPLFFGAISSFLDQFDISNDSQDVIVEFKNSRVADHSAIEAIDTLAERYIAKGKTLHLRHLSPECKLLLKKAGDLVEVNYIEDPNYHVATDKLA
- a CDS encoding DUF1289 domain-containing protein → MKDLQLEFFDIPSPCRGVCKSDNRGYCQGCFRTRDERFGWLNFSAAEKQRVIKLCQQREKRRNQPKKIENESATPAPVQPSLLDTPKNDLLDKDLSASDFDDFEL